One region of Halalkalicoccus tibetensis genomic DNA includes:
- a CDS encoding alpha-L-rhamnosidase C-terminal domain-containing protein — DCPQRDERFGWTGDVHQNARADFYNFDALRYHEKWMRDHDDDQREDGTQSDAIPHAVSGPNPDPNWAKTRVIVPWHMYLHTGDERFLADRYEGMRDYVDFWHESTDAHIVPEEMAHYGDWLSVEDQRSDPSLFGTFAHYETTDRFARIAAVLGYDDDATAYRERADAIAEAFHDEFFDPEMDSYGTGTQTTYALPLSEGIVPDEHESAVVETFVEKIRSEDDEKLQTGFIGTRPLIYTLVDYGYAELAYSIVSQPEYPGWVYMVEQGATTMWEHWDSDDQVGSGMNSLNHRPWTLISEWFYRILAGIDVGEPGFEHVEITPTVVDDLEWAEAETKTVRGVVASRWERVETPGNGRENDGLTLEATIPGNSSATVEIPTLGGNAVRVREDGKTIWNNGNQTRPAHPGIESISRDGEKVVLEVGAGEYDFELEQLGTVDR, encoded by the coding sequence CGGACTGTCCCCAGCGCGACGAGCGCTTCGGCTGGACCGGCGACGTCCACCAGAACGCTCGTGCCGACTTCTACAACTTCGATGCACTTCGGTACCACGAGAAGTGGATGCGCGACCACGACGACGATCAGCGCGAGGACGGCACCCAGAGCGACGCGATCCCTCATGCCGTCAGCGGGCCGAATCCGGACCCGAACTGGGCGAAAACGCGGGTGATCGTTCCGTGGCATATGTATCTTCATACGGGTGACGAACGGTTTCTCGCGGACCGATACGAGGGAATGCGGGACTACGTCGACTTCTGGCACGAGAGCACCGACGCACACATCGTCCCCGAGGAGATGGCCCACTACGGCGACTGGCTCTCCGTCGAGGACCAGCGCTCCGATCCGTCGTTGTTCGGGACCTTCGCTCACTACGAGACGACCGACCGCTTCGCACGGATCGCAGCGGTGTTAGGCTACGACGACGATGCGACCGCGTATCGCGAGCGCGCCGACGCGATCGCCGAGGCGTTCCACGACGAGTTCTTCGATCCCGAGATGGACAGCTACGGAACCGGTACGCAGACGACGTACGCCCTTCCGCTCTCCGAGGGGATCGTCCCGGACGAGCACGAGTCGGCCGTCGTTGAGACGTTCGTCGAGAAAATCCGGAGCGAAGACGACGAGAAACTCCAGACCGGCTTCATCGGTACTCGGCCGTTGATCTACACGCTAGTCGACTACGGCTACGCAGAACTAGCCTACTCCATCGTGAGCCAGCCCGAATATCCGGGCTGGGTGTACATGGTCGAGCAGGGGGCGACGACGATGTGGGAACACTGGGACAGCGACGACCAAGTCGGCTCCGGAATGAATTCGCTAAACCATCGCCCCTGGACGCTGATTTCGGAGTGGTTCTACCGCATCCTGGCAGGGATCGATGTCGGCGAACCCGGCTTCGAGCACGTCGAGATCACACCCACGGTCGTCGACGACCTCGAGTGGGCCGAGGCCGAGACGAAGACGGTCCGCGGCGTGGTCGCCTCGCGATGGGAACGGGTCGAGACGCCCGGCAACGGTCGTGAGAATGACGGGCTGACGCTCGAAGCGACAATCCCCGGTAATTCGTCGGCGACGGTCGAGATCCCGACCCTCGGCGGTAATGCCGTTCGCGTCCGCGAGGATGGAAAAACGATCTGGAACAACGGGAACCAGACGCGACCAGCCCATCCCGGTATCGAGTCGATCTCCCGCGATGGCGAGAAGGTTGTCCTCGAAGTCGGTGCGGGCGAGTACGACTTCGAACTTGAGCAACTCGGTACCGTCGACCGATAA
- a CDS encoding family 78 glycoside hydrolase catalytic domain: MTDTDNSQRSEQRSRAVTDRSAQKRAPGLDRREYLKYTGTIASVPIVAKSVRGSEGDAVASGPDEGAVPAPIGLRMEYEHEPTNLLPAADRPPRLSWRLPRHRDVEQTAYRIRVATGADALPDDGTVWDSGRVNSSRSTAIEYGGEQLESDTTYYWTVRVWDNNQGSDWSDPTRFTTAIPDDEHWEGEWIGAETPEQDVLENADQNYPAALHDVDTLGQSFKVDFEFVRVGGQFPTWSAPDSAVTVSLYEGDPEGELLARDRISPDAAENFLWYFLELDEPLPAGTYFFEQSEPEETVGWRSHTDSTFKDGQAFEDGAPVDGDRTLRVEGENVSDPSPLLRTEFGLEKEVKSARAHVVTLGYGELYANGQRIGDEQLNPAWTEYEERTLYTTYDLEDALEAGENALGLWLGRGWYGLNADDTAHYVQWDAIGPPAALVQLNVTYADGTTATVTTDTSWTTTPSPIVENHIYDGETYDAREERSGWTEPGFVEKWDTVNLLEPPSDDFELRPQRLPPTRVTETFGPEAIVERGDAYLVDFGQNLTGWIELTLRETDAGDEITLQHAEVLLDEDDELTRDLETGTLNTKDLREADVTDVYTARGDGVETYEPRFTYHGFRYASVEGYPGELTAEDVTAKVVHTDFGETGSFACSNEDLNQVQHNAVWGLRGNAHGIPTDCPQRDERFGWTGDVHQNARADFYNFDPVRFHEKWIQDHDDNQRSEGHVTNTIPFARHREDAEDDPFWEVADPNWGKTYVIVPWHGYLHTGDKRLLEEHYGGMRNYIDFWHDQAEEHVISEEMTKFGDWLSFEDQESDPSLFSTFAHYETTDRFARIADALGYDEDAQTYRERADAIAEAFNNEFFDRETSSYGTGTQATFVLPLSEDIVPDQYEEDVVETLVEKIRKEDDGKLQTGFIATRPLIYTLVEHGYGELAYNVISQPEQPGWVYMVRQDATTMWEHWDSDDQVGSGMNSMNHRPWTLVSEWFYRVLAGIDVSEPGFAHIEISPTIVDDLEWVEAETETVRGTVASRWERVETPGDRGEADGLRLAVTIPGNSTATVEIPTLSGERVRIREDGKTIWNNGNRTRPNHPGIGDISRESNRVAVETTSGEYAFELEHLGN, encoded by the coding sequence ATGACAGACACAGACAATTCCCAACGGAGTGAACAGCGATCACGAGCGGTTACCGATCGGAGTGCCCAGAAGCGAGCGCCCGGGCTCGACCGACGAGAGTACCTGAAGTACACTGGCACGATCGCCAGCGTGCCGATCGTCGCGAAGAGCGTTCGGGGAAGCGAAGGAGACGCTGTCGCCAGCGGACCGGACGAGGGCGCGGTGCCAGCCCCTATCGGCCTGCGCATGGAGTACGAACACGAACCGACGAACCTCCTCCCAGCGGCGGATCGACCGCCAAGACTGTCGTGGCGCTTACCGAGGCATCGGGATGTCGAGCAGACAGCCTACCGGATCCGCGTGGCAACCGGCGCCGATGCGCTGCCTGACGACGGAACGGTCTGGGACAGCGGGCGAGTCAACTCGAGTCGGTCGACAGCGATCGAATACGGCGGTGAGCAACTCGAGTCCGATACGACCTACTACTGGACCGTTCGGGTTTGGGACAATAATCAGGGAAGTGACTGGAGCGACCCAACCCGCTTTACAACGGCGATTCCTGACGACGAGCACTGGGAGGGCGAGTGGATCGGCGCCGAGACACCGGAGCAGGACGTGCTAGAAAATGCCGACCAGAACTACCCTGCAGCGCTCCACGATGTCGACACGCTCGGGCAGTCGTTCAAGGTTGATTTCGAATTCGTGCGCGTCGGCGGGCAATTTCCCACGTGGAGTGCTCCCGACTCAGCGGTCACGGTGTCATTGTACGAGGGCGATCCTGAGGGTGAGTTACTCGCCCGCGATCGGATCTCGCCGGACGCTGCGGAGAACTTCTTGTGGTACTTTCTCGAACTCGACGAGCCCCTGCCAGCGGGGACGTACTTCTTCGAGCAATCCGAACCTGAGGAGACGGTTGGCTGGCGAAGCCATACCGACAGTACTTTCAAGGACGGTCAGGCGTTCGAAGACGGCGCACCAGTTGACGGCGACCGCACACTGCGCGTCGAAGGTGAAAACGTGTCCGACCCCTCGCCACTGTTGCGGACCGAGTTCGGCCTCGAGAAGGAGGTCAAGTCGGCCCGAGCACACGTCGTCACGCTAGGATACGGCGAGCTGTACGCTAACGGCCAACGGATCGGTGACGAGCAGCTGAATCCCGCGTGGACGGAGTACGAGGAGAGGACGCTCTACACAACGTACGATCTCGAAGATGCTCTCGAAGCAGGCGAGAACGCGCTCGGGCTCTGGCTCGGTCGCGGCTGGTACGGACTTAATGCCGACGATACGGCCCACTACGTCCAGTGGGATGCGATCGGCCCGCCGGCGGCGCTGGTACAGCTGAACGTCACGTACGCGGATGGGACGACGGCCACCGTTACGACGGACACGTCGTGGACGACGACGCCGAGTCCGATCGTCGAGAATCATATCTACGACGGGGAGACGTATGACGCGCGCGAGGAACGATCCGGGTGGACCGAGCCCGGTTTCGTTGAGAAGTGGGATACCGTCAATCTGCTCGAACCGCCGAGCGATGACTTCGAACTTCGTCCGCAGCGTCTCCCGCCGACACGGGTAACCGAGACGTTCGGTCCCGAGGCGATCGTCGAGCGTGGAGACGCCTATCTCGTCGACTTCGGACAGAACCTGACGGGGTGGATCGAGCTAACCCTCCGTGAGACAGACGCCGGTGACGAGATAACGCTCCAGCATGCCGAAGTCTTGCTCGACGAAGACGACGAGCTTACCCGGGATCTCGAGACGGGGACGCTCAATACGAAGGACCTTCGGGAAGCCGACGTGACGGACGTCTATACTGCGCGTGGCGACGGCGTCGAGACCTACGAGCCCCGATTCACGTATCACGGCTTCCGGTACGCGTCTGTCGAGGGCTACCCCGGCGAGCTAACGGCAGAGGACGTGACTGCAAAGGTGGTCCACACGGATTTCGGCGAGACCGGTTCGTTCGCGTGCTCGAACGAGGATCTGAACCAGGTCCAGCACAACGCCGTCTGGGGACTGCGCGGTAATGCGCATGGAATCCCGACGGACTGTCCCCAGCGCGACGAGCGCTTCGGCTGGACCGGCGACGTCCACCAGAACGCTCGTGCCGACTTCTACAACTTCGATCCCGTTCGATTCCACGAGAAGTGGATACAAGACCACGACGACAACCAGCGCTCGGAGGGTCACGTGACCAACACGATCCCGTTCGCCCGGCATCGAGAGGACGCCGAGGACGATCCGTTCTGGGAAGTTGCCGATCCCAACTGGGGGAAAACGTACGTGATCGTCCCCTGGCACGGGTATCTCCATACTGGCGATAAGCGACTTCTCGAAGAGCACTATGGAGGGATGCGCAACTACATCGACTTCTGGCATGATCAAGCCGAAGAACACGTAATCTCGGAGGAGATGACGAAGTTCGGCGACTGGCTCTCGTTCGAAGATCAGGAGTCGGATCCATCGTTGTTCAGTACCTTCGCTCACTACGAGACGACGGATCGCTTCGCCCGGATTGCGGACGCGCTCGGGTACGACGAGGACGCGCAAACCTACCGCGAGCGCGCCGACGCGATCGCCGAGGCGTTCAACAACGAGTTCTTCGACCGGGAGACGAGCAGTTACGGGACGGGAACGCAGGCGACCTTTGTCCTCCCGCTGTCGGAGGATATCGTCCCCGACCAGTATGAGGAAGACGTAGTCGAAACACTTGTCGAGAAAATCCGCAAGGAGGACGACGGGAAACTCCAGACCGGCTTTATCGCGACACGTCCGCTCATCTACACGCTCGTCGAACACGGATACGGGGAACTCGCATACAACGTGATCAGTCAGCCGGAACAACCCGGCTGGGTGTACATGGTCCGCCAAGACGCAACGACGATGTGGGAACACTGGGACAGCGACGACCAGGTTGGTTCGGGAATGAATTCAATGAACCACCGCCCGTGGACGCTGGTCTCTGAGTGGTTCTATCGTGTTCTGGCCGGCATCGACGTCAGCGAACCCGGCTTCGCGCACATCGAAATCTCTCCGACGATCGTCGATGATCTCGAGTGGGTCGAAGCCGAGACCGAGACCGTTCGCGGGACGGTCGCCTCACGCTGGGAACGAGTCGAAACACCCGGTGATCGCGGGGAAGCTGACGGTCTCCGCCTTGCGGTGACAATTCCAGGCAACTCGACCGCAACGGTTGAAATCCCGACCCTATCTGGCGAGCGCGTGCGTATCCGCGAAGATGGGAAGACGATCTGGAATAACGGCAACCGAACCCGACCGAATCACCCCGGCATCGGGGACATTTCCCGCGAGAGCAACCGCGTCGCGGTCGAGACCACCAGCGGCGAGTATGCGTTCGAACTCGAACACCTCGGTAACTGA
- a CDS encoding family 78 glycoside hydrolase catalytic domain, which produces MSEKQTTKSTDEPSSSQLSAKRTFIDRRDYLKFTGAVAGMPIVAGQLGGATGDVPQSTDWDDPIPVDLRVEYTHDPFGIDNPDPFLSWRIHSQERGTTQTAYRILVASSPDELTNGTGDVWDSGLVESKSMNARYGGPSLDSRERYYWSVQIVDQTGDASDWSEPAWWEMGLLDEDDWEAEWIRKPRDDDDLFEFNFFRTEFELEETSIDRVRAYVSAYHQYELRLNGEAVDMGPSFNYPDRQYYKVVDVTDQLVAGENAIGVLHNWSGGGQGRPHGEPGLIVQLEIEYEDGTTERVTTDDTWRVRAGPWQTTGDDLIRAGSSQDPVEVIDGRDLPRGYAESGFDDDNWDDPEILGTHPTEPWERLISQEREVTGELIEEPETLTRLDNGDYVADFGKVYSAIPRIRFEDGEEGRHVEMVAGYRLTDDGQVDTERGVQSTDMRYEYTQRDGEQVFRPFLYLGYRYFQIEDPGEELEKDQVQAFARWNDVPDTHAATFESSNEMLNDVWELSRRSLQYASQEQFVDTPTREKGQFLGDAYNISWATMQTFEERKLSRQALREFFDSQERFWSDGRLNAVYPTGDGARDIPDYSQKFVDWVWRYYHITGDEELLKESYPVIRNVAEYVDDHVNENGLVVDLSGGEGFPYEYGIVDWPDEMRYDYDRETGAMTTVNVYGVAVFRRVAQVAEILGRSDDVDEMRAKEGALTEAINEHLVRDGGLYVDGLHYDGSQSDRVSQHANAFALAWDIVPAENVETVADHVVDRGVEMGPATIQWLLYALLADDRYDALVDVLTDPSHDGWARILDEGGTFLWESWHGLEADEWNRSLSHAWAAVSNVMMQEGLLGVTIEAPGATALSITPPPAGLDSASGIVPTEHGDVCVSWERTETPGEGRSDNGIELSTSIPANTPATVRIPTHGSDSVRVCENGKTIWNKGNRTRPERPGIENINRTDEHIVVEVTSGEYVFELEQLGN; this is translated from the coding sequence ATGAGCGAAAAACAAACGACCAAATCGACAGACGAACCGTCTTCCTCTCAACTTTCGGCCAAACGCACTTTCATTGACCGACGAGATTACCTCAAATTCACCGGTGCAGTCGCGGGCATGCCGATTGTGGCGGGGCAACTCGGCGGTGCCACCGGTGACGTCCCTCAATCGACGGATTGGGATGATCCGATACCGGTGGACCTTCGCGTCGAGTATACGCACGATCCGTTCGGAATCGACAACCCCGACCCTTTCCTGAGCTGGCGCATTCATTCTCAAGAGCGAGGAACGACACAGACCGCCTACCGCATCCTCGTTGCCTCGAGTCCGGACGAACTGACCAACGGCACCGGCGACGTCTGGGACTCGGGCCTCGTTGAATCGAAGTCGATGAACGCCCGCTACGGCGGGCCGTCGCTCGACTCACGCGAGCGGTACTACTGGAGCGTCCAGATCGTCGATCAAACTGGCGACGCATCCGACTGGAGTGAACCGGCATGGTGGGAGATGGGCCTCCTCGACGAGGACGACTGGGAGGCCGAGTGGATTCGTAAACCCCGCGATGATGACGATCTCTTCGAGTTCAACTTCTTCAGGACTGAGTTCGAGCTTGAGGAGACATCCATTGACCGCGTTCGGGCCTACGTTTCTGCGTACCACCAGTACGAACTGCGGCTCAACGGCGAGGCGGTCGACATGGGCCCCTCGTTCAACTACCCCGACCGCCAGTACTACAAGGTGGTCGACGTCACCGATCAGTTGGTGGCCGGTGAGAACGCCATCGGTGTGCTCCACAACTGGAGCGGCGGCGGACAGGGACGACCACACGGCGAACCGGGCCTGATCGTCCAACTCGAGATTGAGTACGAGGACGGAACGACTGAACGCGTAACGACGGACGACACATGGCGGGTACGCGCCGGTCCGTGGCAGACGACCGGCGACGACCTCATTCGAGCGGGGAGTTCGCAGGATCCCGTCGAAGTTATCGACGGCCGCGATCTGCCGCGCGGCTACGCGGAGTCCGGTTTCGATGACGACAACTGGGACGACCCCGAGATTCTCGGCACCCATCCGACGGAGCCGTGGGAGCGGTTGATCAGTCAGGAGCGGGAGGTAACCGGCGAACTCATCGAAGAACCCGAGACGTTGACGCGCCTTGATAACGGCGACTACGTGGCCGACTTCGGCAAGGTGTACTCCGCAATCCCTCGGATCAGGTTCGAGGACGGAGAGGAGGGCCGCCACGTCGAGATGGTCGCCGGCTACCGCCTCACTGACGATGGGCAGGTGGACACGGAGCGCGGCGTCCAGAGTACGGACATGCGCTACGAGTACACCCAGCGCGACGGCGAACAGGTGTTCCGGCCGTTCCTCTATCTGGGCTACCGGTACTTCCAGATCGAGGACCCGGGCGAAGAGCTCGAGAAAGACCAGGTACAAGCGTTCGCCCGGTGGAACGACGTCCCGGACACGCACGCGGCGACATTCGAGTCATCGAACGAGATGTTGAATGACGTCTGGGAGCTGTCCCGCCGTTCGCTGCAGTACGCCTCCCAGGAACAGTTCGTCGATACGCCAACTCGCGAGAAGGGACAGTTCCTCGGTGACGCCTACAACATTTCCTGGGCGACGATGCAGACGTTCGAGGAGCGAAAGCTTTCCCGACAGGCCCTCCGCGAGTTTTTTGACTCGCAAGAGCGGTTCTGGTCGGACGGTCGGCTCAATGCCGTCTACCCGACGGGCGACGGGGCACGCGACATTCCGGACTACTCTCAGAAGTTCGTCGACTGGGTGTGGCGCTACTACCACATCACAGGCGACGAGGAACTGCTCAAAGAGTCGTATCCCGTGATCAGGAACGTCGCGGAGTACGTGGATGACCACGTCAACGAGAACGGACTGGTCGTCGACCTCTCCGGTGGCGAAGGATTCCCCTACGAGTACGGAATCGTCGACTGGCCGGACGAGATGCGGTACGACTACGACCGCGAGACGGGCGCGATGACGACCGTCAACGTCTACGGCGTGGCCGTCTTCCGACGAGTCGCACAGGTCGCCGAGATTCTCGGACGGTCGGACGACGTCGACGAGATGCGGGCCAAAGAGGGAGCGCTGACCGAAGCGATCAACGAGCACCTTGTCCGGGACGGCGGCCTGTACGTCGACGGCCTCCACTACGACGGCTCACAGAGCGACCGGGTCTCCCAGCATGCCAACGCGTTCGCCCTGGCGTGGGACATCGTCCCCGCCGAGAACGTCGAGACGGTCGCCGATCACGTCGTCGACCGGGGGGTCGAGATGGGGCCGGCGACGATCCAGTGGCTGCTGTACGCCCTCCTAGCGGACGACCGGTACGACGCGCTGGTCGACGTGCTGACCGATCCGAGCCACGACGGTTGGGCGAGGATTCTCGACGAAGGCGGCACCTTCCTCTGGGAGAGCTGGCACGGACTCGAAGCCGACGAGTGGAACCGGAGCCTCTCGCATGCGTGGGCCGCCGTTAGCAACGTCATGATGCAGGAGGGGCTGCTCGGTGTCACGATCGAGGCGCCCGGCGCGACGGCGCTCTCGATCACACCGCCGCCGGCGGGACTCGATTCGGCGTCGGGTATCGTCCCGACGGAACACGGCGACGTCTGTGTCTCATGGGAACGGACCGAAACTCCCGGCGAGGGTCGATCCGACAACGGAATAGAGCTGTCGACGTCAATTCCCGCGAATACACCCGCGACGGTGCGGATTCCGACCCATGGAAGCGATTCGGTTCGCGTCTGTGAGAACGGGAAGACAATCTGGAACAAAGGGAATAGAACGCGGCCGGAGCGTCCGGGCATCGAGAATATCAACCGAACTGACGAGCATATCGTTGTTGAGGTGACGTCGGGCGAATACGTGTTTGAACTCGAGCAGCTTGGAAACTAA